From a region of the Apibacter sp. B3706 genome:
- the sufC gene encoding Fe-S cluster assembly ATPase SufC: MLSIKNLHARIGEKEILKGINLEINKGEVHAIMGPNGGGKSTLSNVITGREDYEVTKGSILLDGKNLLDLAPEERANAGIFMSFQYPVEIPGVSVSNFLKAAINANRKARGQEDISAQEFLQKVKEKSEMLEIRKDFLSRSLNEGFSGGEKKRNEIFQMAMLEPKLSILDETDSGLDIDALRIVSNGVNKLKNKDNAVLVITHYQRLLDYIVPDFVHVLMNGKIIKSGTKELALELEEKGYDWL, from the coding sequence ATGCTTTCAATAAAAAATTTGCACGCAAGAATAGGAGAAAAAGAAATACTTAAAGGAATAAATCTTGAAATTAATAAAGGAGAAGTACATGCGATTATGGGTCCTAATGGAGGGGGAAAAAGTACGCTTTCCAATGTAATTACCGGAAGAGAAGATTATGAAGTTACCAAAGGTTCTATTCTTTTAGATGGAAAAAATTTGTTAGACCTTGCTCCTGAAGAAAGAGCCAATGCCGGTATATTTATGTCTTTTCAATATCCCGTGGAAATTCCGGGTGTTAGCGTTTCCAACTTTTTAAAGGCAGCCATAAATGCTAATCGCAAAGCTCGAGGACAGGAAGATATTTCGGCACAGGAATTTTTACAAAAAGTTAAAGAAAAATCTGAAATGCTTGAAATTAGAAAAGATTTTCTTTCCCGATCTCTTAATGAAGGATTTTCAGGAGGTGAAAAGAAAAGAAATGAAATTTTCCAAATGGCTATGTTAGAACCTAAATTATCCATTTTGGATGAAACGGATTCAGGGCTTGATATTGATGCATTACGTATTGTTTCTAACGGGGTTAATAAATTAAAAAATAAAGATAATGCCGTTTTAGTTATTACTCATTACCAACGCTTATTGGATTATATCGTTCCTGACTTCGTACATGTTTTAATGAACGGAAAAATTATAAAATCGGGAACTAAAGAATTAGCATTGGAATTAGAAGAAAAAGGTTACGATTGGTTATAA